AGGAGGACGGAGAAGAGTGTCTTCCCCTCGCGGATGCCCAGGAGCTTGAGCCGCTGCGTCAGCGGGAGCGGCAACGACAGTTCGAGCCGGGCGCCGCGCGTATCCAATTGCGCCGGGCGCGGCCTGTCGGTGGGGAGCTCGAGGAAGGCCTCGGGGTCGAGGTGCTGACGCCAGTAGTTGAGCTGTGATTCGAGCGCGTCGTCGCGCAACCACTGGCGCTGCCACACGGCGTAGTCCGCGTACTGCACGGGCAACTCAGCCAGGGGTGAGTCGTGCTTCGCCGCGAAGGCTTGATACAGCTCGGCCAGCTCCCGCACGAGCACGCCCATGGACCAGCCATCCGA
This sequence is a window from Myxococcaceae bacterium JPH2. Protein-coding genes within it:
- a CDS encoding non-ribosomal peptide synthetase, yielding SDGWSMGVLVRELAELYQAFAAKHDSPLAELPVQYADYAVWQRQWLRDDALESQLNYWRQHLDPEAFLELPTDRPRPAQLDTRGARLELSLPLPLTQRLKLLGIREGKTLFSVLL